Proteins from a genomic interval of Helicoverpa zea isolate HzStark_Cry1AcR chromosome 13, ilHelZeax1.1, whole genome shotgun sequence:
- the LOC124635793 gene encoding 40S ribosomal protein S3, whose product MAVNNISKKRKFVGDGVFKAELNEFLTRELAEDGYSGVEVRVTPTRSEIIIMATRTQSVLGEKGRRIRELTSVVQKRFNIPEQSVELYAEKVATRGLCAIAQAESLRYKLIGGLAVRRACYGVLRFIMESGARGCEVVVSGKLRGQRAKSMKFVDGLMIHSGDPCNDYVNTATRHVLLRQGVLGIKVKIMLPWDQQGKNGPKKPQPDHILVTEPKDEPVPLEPTSDVRSLAPAPLPQPVPAVA is encoded by the exons ATGGCGGTGAACAACATTTCTAAAAAGCGAAAA TTCGTCGGAGACGGAGTTTTCAAGGCGGAACTCAATGAGTTCTTGACCAGGGAGCTTGCTGAGGATGGCTACTCCGGCGTGGAGGTGCGCGTCACTCCGACTCGCTCGGAGATCATCATTATGGCCACCAGGACACAGAGCGTGCTCGGAGAGAAGGGCCGCAGGATCCGTGAGCTGACCTCCGTGGTGCAGAAGAGGTTCAACATCCCGGAGCAGTCCGTGGAGCTGTATGCCGAGAAGGTGGCGACCCGTGGTCTGTGCGCCATCGCGCAGGCTGAGTCGCTCAGATACAAACTCATTGGAG GACTTGCTGTGCGTCGGGCATGCTATGGTGTCCTCCGTTTCATCATGGAGTCTGGTGCCCGTGGTTGCGAGGTTGTCGTGTCTGGCAAGCTGCGTGGACAGCGTGCCAAGTCCATGAAGTTCGTGGACGGCCTCATGATCCACTCCGGAGACCCATGCAATGACTATGTCAACACAGCCACACGTCACGTGTTGCTCAGACAAGGAGTGCTTGGTATTAAG GTCAAGATCATGTTGCCATGGGACCAACAAGGCAAGAACGGCCCCAAGAAGCCACAGCCCGACCACATCCTGGTGACAGAGCCCAAGGACGAGCCCGTGCCCCTGGAGCCCACCAGTGACGTGCGTTCCcttgcgcccgcgccgctgccGCAGCCCGTACCCGCTGTCGCTTAG